CTTTGATTATCACTATCTGCATTAATCAGCCTGTGATTATAATATCCGGAAACGGAACCTGAAATCTCAATCATATGCTTTCCATTGGAAATGGTGAACTGGGCATAGGAGTTTGCTGAGAGTAACAGTCCGAGAAAAGAATAAGTTATATATTTTTTATTAATCATTGTTCTGGGTTTTTAAAATAATACATCGTTTGCATATCATCGGATAGAATGACAAGATTACCCTGCCTGTCGAAAGTCATACCTTCGGGGTTTACGATCGGGAGTTTCCACTCTGCCAACTTTTCATACGTGTTGGGATCCAGTTTGTAGAGAGTCATTGATTCATCGCCCAGAATCCAGAGATGATCATGGTAAAAAGTAGCCGCAGAAACATCCCTGGAGAGTTCGCTGATATCGATTCGGTTATATTCCTTAAAATCAGGATCAAGTTCGATAAGATAGATAGGATTTTTTTCTGTAAATAATAAAAACTTCCCTTTCGCTTTATTAAAAGTCATTGCTTCATAGCCGGAATTTCGTCCCCCACTGTAGGGAATATAAATTCTTCTTTCAAGCTTCAGCGTTTTTAAATCTAAAACAGCGATCGCTCTTGAAAATTCTTCAACGGCATATACATAATGTTCATCAGCATAGACGCCTTCATTGTCCAATCCTTTATAATCGGCTTTTCTAATAATATTTCCTTTTAAATCGGTTTCAAAGAGATAGCCGTTATCACTTACAATAAAAAAGGAATTTCCATCGGGATGCAATACGATGTCCGAAGGCTCAGGTACGCGGATGTTTATTTTTTCAAAGGGTGTTAACGTCTTAATTTTCTGTGCCTCCAATGGTGATAAAGCAGACAGAAATAATAGTGTCAATAGATATTTTCTCATTGCTGATTCTTATAAGGTGTAGCCTTCTACTGTTAAATTATCGATTCTGTTATTTCCTGAAGATGCTGTTGCGCTTGCCGTATCAAAAGCAATTTTCAGCTTAAAATCGGGATTATTATTAACGCCTGACACGGTAGAAAGATCAATTTCAAATACAGTAAAATCTGTGGTTATATTGAAGATCATTCCGGAATTGATAAAGTTTGTTCCGTCCGTAGAATACCAAACCGACTGCGTGGACGATCCGGATCCCGTTCTCATAGCTGCATATTTTACTTTAATATCCGTGTGCCCTGTAGTAGGAATATTCATTATAAAATCACCTGAAGGATTCCTTACTCTCAGGGCAGTTCCTGCGGGGTCATTATCAAGTGTATTTTTATCCGTTCCTTCGGTATCGTCATAATAACTTCCGGCATATGATAAAGATCCGTTCCCAAGATTAGGAGCGATTAAGGAAGTAATGGAAGAAGCATCATTAAAATTCCAGTAATGTAAAAATTCCAGCTTTGAAGGTTGTGCTGCCCCGGTAGGTATACCGTCTAAAGTTATATTATCAAATCTTGAGTTTCCCGCGTCCCCCGTTATATTTCCGGAAAAGCTGATCTTAATTTTTAAATGCGCATTATCATCAGCTTCCGGTATTCCTGACAGGTCAATCTGATGTCTTAAAAAGTCGGTGGTCACTCCATATTCATAATTGGTTAAGCCTGCCGTGGTAAACGTAGTTCCATCCGTTGAATAAGAAACTGTCTGCTGTGCCGGTCCGTTAGACGTTCTTGTGGTTACAAAATTAAATACCACATCTTTATATCCTGTTGAGGGAATACTTATGATAAAATCCCCGGAAGGGTTTCTCAATCTTAATGCAGATCCCGATTCTTCATTCTCTCTTAAATTAATAGAACTTCCTTCTGAAACATCATCATAATAACTCCCTAAATAGTCAATTTTAGCGCCCGTTACTTTTGTAAAAGTGGTTGAAGCCAGTGTGTTAGGGGTTGAAGTATTGTTAAAACTCCAGTAATGGATAAGTTCAGCATCCGGATTGCTGACAAAGCTGTCGTCGCCATTGGAAATATCACGGTCTTCAACACATGAACTCACGGCAAAACATAATGATAAATAGATAAAAAATTTCCGCATAATCTTTGTTTAATCGATTGCACAAATAAAAGGCTCTCGTGTTAACTATTTGTTGATATACGATTAACAATAAATAAAGATTTGATTAAAAAAAAATTAAAATATCAGAAAAGGCTTGGCCATTACAGGATTTTTAATAGTTTATAAGCTGTCTTGGGGCCGATCTTGGCTTCGTGTGAAGAAACGGAAACTAAAGACGATTTCTAACAAAAAAATAAATCCACGTAGTTTGTCAGTGGATCGGTTACAAAATTTGAGGCGCAATTGTAAGATTCAAAATATATTGTTCCCTACAAATCGCGGAAAATGACTGACATTAAATTAACAGCATCATCGGTAAAAATCTGTGTATCCGCAGGAAATAAAAATTAAGAGGTTGTTTAAATTTTATTGCCAAAAATTTTTATAGCTATTTTGAGATGGATTTTTTGCTTCGTGTTTGCAGATTTAGCGGGCTAAATCAAAAATAGGAAGTGAAAAATACGCTCAAAAGAGCATCAAAATTGAGCAAAGATCAACTTCATTAAGGATAATAAATAAAACGGTAAAATTTTAAACAGACTCTAAATTCCTATTTTAACTTTCAAACGATCTGAACTTTTTGCCAAATCCCCAAGTTTTGGGACTGATTCTTTTCAGTGGTGAAAAAAGTAGATAAATCAGAAATAAAAAGAAGCTGCCCAAACTTTTTGGACAGCCTCTTTTATGCGGTAGAATCCTTACTATTGTTACCCTTAGAACCGGAAACTTTATGGAGAAACAGCTTTTCTTTGTGACAAAACGGTATCTTTTCTCCTGTTTTTCCAATCTGCATCCAGACTTTTTATTTTCAGAGGTTTTCCTTCAAACATTTCATATTCAGAAGAATGATTATCATTAAAAGTTATTTTCTCAACCGATTTTATTTCTTTCGGAACATGGGCTCCAAACCATAACTCATCCGGTTTTTGTTGCCACGTAACTTCATATAAAACTGCATTCTCAGGGTAATCTGATCCGCTATTTTTTTGAGCATACATAAAAGCAATATCATTTCCATATAAAGTTGACATCGTACTGTCTTTGGGTTGAATAGATGAGGTGATGGGATGCATCAGCAGAGGATTTTCTTTCAACTCTTCACTTTGCTGAAATGATGCGCCAACATTGACTAATTCCTTAGGTTTTTCGCCACACGAAATGAGGAATGCAAAGATAAAATACAAACTATAGTTTTTCATTTTGTCTGAATTTTTTTAAGTTGAGAAATTAAATACAGAGGAGACGTAAAAACATAATCTCTGCTGGCTACTGGCTTATGACATTCAATACATTCCTTATCAAAATCGGGCGTTTCGCCATAAGGCTTCAAATCATTTCCTTTCCATCTTCCCCAGCCCCAGCCTTTTGTCTTTGCATATTTCTTAGCATCTTTTACCATAAATTCCACCTGAATAAAATCTCCTGTAGAAATACTTCCATCCTGATTTATATGCTGTTTCCACGCTGTTTTGGCAAAAGAAGTTCCGTCCGGCCAAGGATTAATCTTATTTTCCTGAATCGCTTTTACGGCAACATCATTTCCGAAAATAATCCGCATCGTTCCATTATCAAATCGATCTGTTGTGCTTATGGCTTTCCAGTTTCTATAATCCGGAATATAAGCCAGTCCGTTAAGAGAAGCTTTAACATTACTATTTTTTAATGCTTCAGGTGCTATATTTTGTGGATTTACAGGAGATTGCAACGTACCCACTGTCGGATTTTTCACTGCTGCAATCGATAAAGCATAATCTTTCAACACTTTGACTTGCTGAGCATTTAATTTTGTAGAAGAATGTACCATCGCATAACTGGGCAGAGGCATTTCTCCGGATAAAACTTTGTTGATGGCATAATACATTGTAGAACTCTGCTGTGCTTTTGGCCAAGAATTCCACTGAGAAAAATCTAATGCCTTACGACCTTCCTTAATGTGAGAATCAACCAAAAAATTC
The sequence above is a segment of the Chryseobacterium sp. MYb264 genome. Coding sequences within it:
- a CDS encoding heme-binding domain-containing protein, which encodes MKNTNKLIWILLVGFLLLQFFRPENSNEGKKTQDLANVPKEVNNILRNSCFDCHSSEANLRWYDKITPANFLVDSHIKEGRKALDFSQWNSWPKAQQSSTMYYAINKVLSGEMPLPSYAMVHSSTKLNAQQVKVLKDYALSIAAVKNPTVGTLQSPVNPQNIAPEALKNSNVKASLNGLAYIPDYRNWKAISTTDRFDNGTMRIIFGNDVAVKAIQENKINPWPDGTSFAKTAWKQHINQDGSISTGDFIQVEFMVKDAKKYAKTKGWGWGRWKGNDLKPYGETPDFDKECIECHKPVASRDYVFTSPLYLISQLKKIQTK
- a CDS encoding SdiA-regulated domain-containing protein gives rise to the protein MRKYLLTLLFLSALSPLEAQKIKTLTPFEKINIRVPEPSDIVLHPDGNSFFIVSDNGYLFETDLKGNIIRKADYKGLDNEGVYADEHYVYAVEEFSRAIAVLDLKTLKLERRIYIPYSGGRNSGYEAMTFNKAKGKFLLFTEKNPIYLIELDPDFKEYNRIDISELSRDVSAATFYHDHLWILGDESMTLYKLDPNTYEKLAEWKLPIVNPEGMTFDRQGNLVILSDDMQTMYYFKNPEQ